TTTTGCTCGCCTGAGAGCACCAAGCCGCGCTTTGCTGCGCTGGCGAATGCAGCGTTTCGTTGGGTATCGCTGACGTTGTGTTTGGTTCGTGCGGCTATTGCGTCAGCAGCGCGATGCAGGCGTTGTTCGGTCTCGATCATTGCCCGTGATGTGAACCGGTCCTGCCCGCGCCCGTCTTTGCCTAGACCGATCAGGTCGGAGCAACTGCACACCGCATTGTAGGCCGCGTCAAACTGCTCCTTGCCGTCGCTGTGGCGGTGAACAAATGCGGCAAGATCGCGCCTGGTGAAGGTGGCTTGCTGGTGCGTGATCGCATCGAACGCAAGCGCGGGATTGGCGATGATGCGTTCGCCATTGCGCTGGGCGATGGCGCGGTGCTCGTCGATCCGTTCCGCTTCGAGTCCGCGTCCGCCAATGCGCGAGGCTGCGGGACCGATCTTGTCCTGCGGTTCAAGCGCGATGCCTTGCGCGTCCAGGCTGCGATGATCGATCCGCGCATCGATATCGCGTTCCGCCAGCGCGCGGTTCACATGGTTGGCCCAGCGCACGCGCCATTGCGCGATCAGCGTTGTCTTGTTCCAGTCGCGGACCTTTGCGCCAAAGCCGTCCTTGGTGACCTCCCGCATGGTGAGCATGACATGGGCGTGTGGCTTGGCCTTGCCGTCTTCGCCGATATCCCAATGGACATTGAGATCGGCGATCATGCCCTTCTCGACGAACTCGGCTTTCACGAACTCGCGCGCCAGCCTGATGTTGTCCCTCTTCGCCAGCTCGCGGGGCAGTGCGAACTCGACCTCGCGGGCGAGCTGGGCATCCTTGCGCTTCTCTCCGGCCTCGACCGCGTTCCAGAGCGTGGCCCGGTCGGCGAAGGCTTCAGGCGCAGCTTTGGGCAGCATCACTTTGGAATGAAGGACACCTGCCTTGTTCGTGAAGTCATGGGTTCTGTCGATGCGCTCATCGTGCAATCTCTCGCCCGCACGATAGGCTGCCGCCGCCACGGCACTGCGTCCGCTCGACCTTCCGATGACCTTTGCGCTGAAGTGAAAGATTGCCATGTCGGCAATCCAGTTACACTCCAAACGCCACGTCGGCACGACGTATAAGCGCGCCCTCTCATGATAAAATCCTGTTCGGGACTAGGCGGTATCACACTGTCCCGGCGACCTTACTGCATTGAGAAAGCTCACCGATTATCATGGACCCATCACATCAACGATGGAGACATCCCATGCGCAAACCCCGCGATTTTGATTCGGAACTGAAGGCCTTGGCCGACAAGGCAAAGCAGCTGAAGGAACGCCGCGTGCGCGATCTCGGCGCGCTGGTCCTGGCAACCGGAGCCGACGCGCTCGATGCTGAGACTCTTGCAGGCGCGCTGCTCGGTGCTGCCGCCAACACCGACAAGGCGACCGGGGAGGGCTGGCGCAAGCGCGGCGCAGCCTTCTTTCAGGACAAGTCGCGCGACACTGCGAACAGACCTCGCCAGCAGCCGGAAGGCACTCTGCCGACAGGCGGCGGCACGGCATAGGCTTGAGGCGGCAAAGGCAAGAACCGACATGCGCGAATGGCAGGTGAAACGACGCGAACGGACAAAACAACTGATCGAGCTGGGCGGCCTTGTTGCAAAGGCCGATCTGGTCGAACTAATCGACGATGACCGCGCTGCGCTTTACGGCGCCTTGCTCACCGTCGCGGCCAAGCTGCGCGGTCCGGATCGTGCGCAAGCGCTGGTGCTGTTCCGGCGCAAGGGCAAGCGCGCGTTTGAGGCGGAGCAGCAGGGCCGAGTTAGATGAGCGCCATGGTGAACTCTTATGGCTTTCCGTCTGCTGGCTCATGGCAGTTAAGCGCCCTCAATCCAATACCTAGCCATTCAAGATCTTAGTCCCTGATAGCGGACATTCTTTGAGGCCATTCCGGCCAAGGAGAAGGAATATGACTTACTCACAGTTTGATCCGGCGGCACAAGGCCGGGTGCCATGGAACTTTGGCGCAAAGATCGGACCCAAGCGTCCGTTCAATCAGAAGCAGATCTGGGCGATCCGATTCTTCCTCGATCGTGAGCAGCGCGTCAGGGATCGAGCGCTGTTTGATTTGGCGATCGATAGCAAGCTCCGAGGATGTGATCTCGTTGAGCTCAAGATCGGCGACTTGGTAAGCGGACCTGAGATCAGAACGCGTGCAACGATCACTCAGCGCAAGACGGGTAGACCAGTCCAGTTTGAGATAGCCAAGGACGCCAGAGAAAGCTTGTTCGCATGGCTCGAACTTCGAGGGGGCGATGTCGAAGAGTTTGTATTTCCCAGCCGGGTTGATCATTCACGTCATCTTAGCACACGCCAATACGCGAGGCTGGTCGATGAGTGGGTCGAAGCGATAGGGCTAAGACCCGAAGAATACGGAACGCACTCACTTCGCCGAACCGCAGCCTCAACCATTTACAAGGAGACTGGCAACATCCGAGCAATCCAGATCCTTCTTGGTCATTCAAAGATTGAAAACACCGTGCGATATCTCGGTGTCGACATAGAAGACGCGTTGACCTTGGCAGAGAAGACTGAAATCTGACTGGAGTTGGGCGCTGGCCCCAAGTGATCCAGCGTCCACTTCTGGAGGTGAAAGCGCATTGTCCGGTTTAGATGCCCAATCTTGGTTCAGACCAGTTCGCGCTCCCAAAATGAGCCCCTTCTCGCGCCCGCTTGTCGTGGATGGGCAAAACTCTGGCGGGGTCCGGCAAGAGCCCTAGGCAAATTGAGCCTAACTCAGTTGAATGACTGCTCTATTCAACACCCAATCACGCTTTCGGCCCCTCATCGATTTCTGTGCGATTGTTTCGCTCGGTTACCTGCTGAAGATTGTTCTCGACCAGTTCATCTGGCGTTACAGCGGACCGGTCTCGCTCGGGATTATGTTGTCAGTTATCCTCTTCTATCTGAGATCGATGGGAGAAAGCGGGCATGGATTGGCCTTGTCAAGATCAAGTCGAGAAGAGGCTTTGTCCTGCTGCCGTTCCAGACATTACTTGCGCTCTTTGCGATCCTGGCGACCGCCTCCGCTCTTAGCCTCGCTGGTGAAGCGCTTGGATTGGACTTCATGAAGCCCGACAATTCCAGAGCTCAAGATCGCTTTGGTGATGTTGCAGGCAATACGCGGCTCTACATTTTCTGGTTGGCGATAGTTTGGTTCGCCGGTCCCGCTGAAGAATTGTACTTTCGAGGTTTCATGATCGGGAAGCTGCGCGAGGCATTGGGTAACTCGACCTGGGCGAGCGCGCTCAGTGTGCTGATATCCGCCCTGATCTTCGGCCTTGGCCATGTCTACTATTTGGGGCTGCGCGGGCTCGTCACTACCGGCGGCATAGCGGTGACTCTGGGCGTTCTTTATATCCTGCATATGCGCAATATCTGGCCTCTCATGATTGCTCATGCAGCCGCCAACACTCTTACTTTCACGGTGGTCTACCTTCAGCTGCAAGCCTAACTTGCGGTCACTGGCGCAGTTGGTAAGTTGCCCCCAGAGCAGTGGGGCATGCAATGAGCGAGATCACATCTCTCTACGTTCACAAGGTTCTCTCCCATGTTGGTGGAGGCGTTGAGACACGAGACCTGCTGGAGAGCATGGGCGTCCCGACCGATGGAACAATAGACCCCAAGCTGATGGTTGCAGCCGATCAGTTCTATGATTTCTTTGCAACCTTGGCACAGCGCGATCCTGACGGAATTACATTGCCACTTCGCATCGGTGCCACGATGAAGAGTGATGAGTACGGTGCTTTTGGCCTTGCCTGGAAATCTGCACCGAACTTGCGCGGTTCGTTTGTGAGATCGGCGCGCTACGGCCACGTGCTCGGCAACGCAGAAACCTATAGCCTTGAACAAGGCAACGATGGCTGGTTCTTCAGCCTGGATAAGGCAGGCAATACTGGGCCAGGTATGCTTCTTTCAAACGAGGCCAGCATGTCCTCGGTAATGACCATATGCCAAGAAGTTGCTTCTCAGCCCTTTCAGCAGCTTGGTGTCTTCTTCAAGCATGGCGCGCGCGGTGACCCCGCCGTCTATGAGAAGCACTTTAACTGCCCAGTTCATTTTAACTCTGGACGCGACGCATTGCTTGTCAGCGATGAAAGCCTTGATGTGCCCAACAAGCTTGGTGATGAGACCATTGCTCAGTTCTTTGACCAACATCTCGAAGCAGAGCTTGCAAAGCATGCAGAGCCAGAAAGCCTTGATAAGCGAGTGCGCATGGTGGTCGCCAAAATGCTGAGCGAAGGTGTGCCAACCCTTTCAACCGTCGCAGGATCGCTTGGAATGAGCGCGCGGACCCTGCAACGAAGGCTCTCAGATCAAGAAAAGTCCTTTCAAGGCCTCGTGGATCAGGCGCGCAGGGAGCTCTCCCAACAACTGCTTCGTGAGACAAATTATAGCCTTGCAGAGATAGCCTTTCTCACCGGTTTTGCCGAACAAAGCGGCTTTACTCGAGCTTTCAAGCGTTGGGCGGGCGAAACGCCCCGCTCTTATCGTTTGGAGTCACAAACAGGCCGCTGACGCCATCTGCACAAATCTTGTCGTTGTCGGGCAAGAGACACTGAGGCCACTCACCTATCCCAAGCTTGTCTCCAACAAACAGGAACAAGCACATGGCTACTCAAACCGACAATGCACCGATCACCTTGGCAATCGGTGGAACCGGCAAGACCGGAAAGAGAGTTGCGGACCGCCTGATCAAAAAGGGGCACAAGGTTCGCATTGGCTCTCGCTCCTCCTTCCCGTCGTTCGACTGGGACAAAGAAGCAGGTTGGGATGCCGCGCTTGAGGGCGTCTCGAACATCTACATCACTTACTCCCCAGATCTGGCGATGCCAGGGGCGAAGGATGCGATCAGCGCTTTGGTCCAGCGCGCCAAGTTGAAAGGCGTCAAGCGCCTCGTTTTGTTGTCCGGTCGCGGCGAACAGGAAGCGCAGGACTGCGAACAGATTGTGGCGCGAAGCGGCCTCGAATGGACTGTTGTCCGCGCCAGCTGGTTCAGCCAGAATTTTTCTGAAGGTGCCTTTATTGACATGGTGCTTGGCGGAGCGATTACTCTTCCAGCAGGTGACACACCAGAACCGTTTGTCGATGTCGATGACATTGCCGATGTGGCCGTCGCTGCACTCAGCGAAGACGGGCACAATGGCGAGATTTACGAAGTCACAGGCCCAAGGCTGATTACCATGGCTGATATAGCAGCAGACCTCTCTGCTGCGACGGGGCGGGAAATTATCTTCGTCGATGTGCCGCATGACGCTTTCATCGAAGAGCTCACCAAATCTGGCGCCCCCGAAGATGTCATCTGGATGCTCGACTATCTGTTCTCGACGGTACTCGATGGTCGCAATGCGCACCTGACAGACGGGGTTGAGCGCGCGCTTGGCCGCTCACCCAAAGACTTTGCCGACTATGCGCACGAAGTTGCCGCAACCGGTGTGTGGGCAACAGCAGCCTGATCTGGCTGTTCGGAGGCAACCCGGTCGCACTGCCGGTCGAAACCTTCCGAAAAACCAATGAAAGGACACCCAAACCATGACCTATGACTGGCCCCTCTATTTTGCCCTCTTCCTTGCGCTTTGGAGCGCGATTGTCGGAGGCAATTTCTCGGCATTCTCGGAATTCATCATGTCGGCCCTCAAAAAGACTGAGCCAGCTGGCGGCATCGAGGCGATGCAGAATATCAATCGTGACGTGATCAAAACTCAGTTTGTCGCCGGCATCCTCTCGATCGCCACCTTCTCGGCCATCTTTGCGGTCTACAGTCTGTTTGTGTTCGAAGGTGCGGCGCTCGTGACGCTTATCCTGGCGTCCCTGGTTTTTCTGGCCAGCGTCTTTCTGGTGACGATGTTGGGCAATGTTCCGATGAACGACGCGCTTGCTCGCCTCGATCACGACAGTCTCGATGCCCGAATCTACTGGGAGAAGTACATCCGGACATGGACACTGCTCAATCATGCACGGTCCTTCGGCAGCATTCTGACCTCCGGGCTCTATATCATCGCTGCGATCACCCTGATCACCAGCAGCCAGGTTTGACGCCATCCAAGGCGCTGGAGGACATTATGCAGATCAAGCTCCCCCTTCTTGCCGCTGCCGCGGTTGTGGCATTGGCTTCTCCGCTCGCCGCACAAGACCCATTGGAAGCAGTCATCGACACCAGCGATGCAGACCGGTTTGCGGCCTTGTTTCTCGAGACTGAGGAGCAGCCCAGCCGAGAGCGGATCGAAGCCAATTACCTGTCTCAAGCAGGAGAGGGTCTTGCCCTCATGCAGACCACTCGCTTTGGAACAGCTGAGGCTCTCTCCGACGCTATCACAAGGTCTCCGGCCACTTATCGTGACGCCATTCAAAGGTGTCTGCCCATCGCGAAGAGTATGGAGCCTGACTTAAGGGCGACATATCTGGCACTATCGGGACTATTTCCCGATGAAACCTTGCCTCGTGTCGAGGTCGTCATCGGGGCTGGAACTTCTGCCGGAATCGCTTCGCCAAACGTTCAAGTGATCGGGCTTGAAACTTTGTGCGCTGCAAGCCCAACGGAGGCAGAGTTTAGAAGTGCCCTCAGATATTTCTTCGCGCATGAACCGGTTCATTCCCTCCAGCCGCCGTTAGACGAGACCACGTTGGGGAACGACCCTCTGCTTACTTTGGCTTTGCATGAAGGCGTTGCGGACATGATCGCGGCCTTGGTCTTGGGTCGCATTCCCGATGCCGAGCGTGATGCTTGGGCCATGACCCGTAGGGATGCACTGTTCCGGCAGTTTCATGCGGACCGGGAAATCATTCGTGCAAGCGTCGCACGCGGAGAGACATTAGCCACTTTCTCTCCCGAAGCGCGCTCAGCCCTTGGCCGCTGGTTCTTCAACCACAACCGGGTCGCAAAGGACTGGCGCAGCGATCTTGGATACTGGATCGGCCGCCAGATGGCCTTGGCATATGTCGATCACGCGCCGGACAAACGAAAGGCCATCGAGGAACTTGTCCAAGGAATTGATCCAATGACTGTTCTGCAAGCCTCCGGCCTATCGGACCCTAACGAATTTGGAGGGCAGTGAGATGCGGACCACTCTAATGCATATTGGTGCAGCCATTGGTTGTTGCACGTTGTGGGGCGCTGCCGTCTTCGCAGGCCTCGATCAAGGCTGGGGAGATTCTGCGCTCGCCGAAAGTGGAGATGCCATCGAATTTGCACGGGCCGCGCAATCCATCGCCGAGGACAAAAACATCGGCAATGTAAGCTTTGTCTTGATTGAGGGTGGCGAGACCGCCTCTGAATTTCACCTGTCCAACGGTGATGCGGTCGACGCTCAGTCAGTCTTCCAGGTAGCCTCGCTCGGCAAATGGCTGACGGCTTGGGGTGTCATGGCCCTGTTCGAAGAGGGACAGCTTGACCTCGATGCGCCGGTCTCGGACTATCTCTCGCGCTGGACACTCCCGGCTTCGGAATTTGATGCATCAGGCGTTACAGTGAGGCGTTTGCTGAGCCACACAGCCGGTCTTAGCGACGGTCTTGGTTATGACGGGTTCGATGCAGCGCAGGATCGCCAATCTCTAGAGGCTTCGCTGACTAAGGCTGTGGATGCATCTCCCGGCAATGATGGGAGAACTCTTCTGGGTAGCGAGCCTGGCTCAGGCTTCGCTTACTCGGGAGGCGGCTACACCTTGCTTCAACTCCTGATCGAAGAGGTCTCTGGTAAGTCGTTCGCTGAATACATGGATGACAAGGTCTTTGTCCCTCTGGGTATGGAGAGAACGACGTTTGATCATGCCAGAGCGCTGGAGCTTGGGCTGGCAGAGAATTTCAGACCCGACGGCACAGCGGAGCCATTCCGTTGGTATACAGCATTGGCCGCCACGTCCTTGTTCACCACATCTGAAGACCTCGGCAAGTTTCTGATGGCGCAGGCTTCGGACGGGGCGAACCCGGTTCTCTCATCCTCGACCATGAACCTCCTGAATCAGCCTCACGCCTCTGAAATGGGTGCAGAAATATGGGGACTTGGCACGATGCTCTACGCGTCCAACAATGCGGGTGGACATATCATTGGCCATGACGGCAGCAACGAACCTGCCATCAACACAGCCGCGCGGCTGGACCCGGCTAGGGGAGATGGAATTGTCGTTCTCTCGACCGGCAATCCGATGCTTGCGACCGAATTGGCTGGCGAATGGGTGTTCTGGAAAACCGGTAACGTAGATAGCCTGACATTCGCGTCGCGGCTGCCGACAGCGCTAGCGGCGTTTGCTGGTGGAGTGCTCATCATCCTGACTGGCGCGGGCTTGAGTCTGTGGCTTCGTAAACGCCGTGTCTCACCGCGCCAAAAGGAAGGGTAGCCCCCGTGTCACAGAGTCAAGAAGGTCCCGATGAACACGTGTATCGACGGCAGTCCAAAGAGCGACTCATCGCCTTTCGCGACTTGGCACTGGTCGTGGCGATGATGGTTGCCGTTAAGCAATCATTGCTTCCCATCACCCAACTCTACGCGGGGCCCGCGTCAACGCTCAGCGCTATGATTTTGGCTACCATACTCCTTCGGCGTCGGGGGCGTAGTTGGGGCGATCTTGGCTTTCGCTGGCCCGAAAGCTGGATCAGGACGCTTGGCCTAACCGTATTGACCATGGCCTTCTTTTTGGTCTGCACACAACTTATGGTCCTGTTGGCGGACCAGTTCTTTGAAGACATCGGAACAAGCGATCGCTTCTCTCACATCGAGGGCGATTTGGTCGCCTATGTTCTGATCATGCTTTTGGTGTGGACGCACGGATCGTTCTTCGAAGAGCTTTTGTTTCGGGCTTTTATCATAAGCAACGCAAGTGAAAGTCTGGGTGGCGGTCTGCGTGGGGATATTATCGCCCTGCTCATTTCGTCTGCCTTCTTCGGCTATCGGCACGCCTACTATCAAGGGTGGCATGGCGCACTTGTTACCGGTGCGGGAGGGTTTGCCTTTGGCGTGTTCTACCTGTGGTTTGGAAAGCGTAATATCATGCCGCTGATCTTGGCACATGGCACGTTCAATACCCTAGGCCAGACGTTCCGATATCTCGGCATAGAGGACTAAACGCTCAATTGGCGCGAGATGCCAAAAGTCTGGCGGGGTACGGCAAGCGCCCCGCTCTCGGTGAGCCTACTCGTAAGGGACTAAGTCGAACGGAGAATTGAAAATGCAGCGCCAAGCATCAACCTCGATTGAGCCAACTGTCGATCATAGCCAGCACGTGCCGGATTCCACTCTTGCCCCAATTGCAGGCAAGCCCCTTTCAATCCGGTCTGGCTTTGAAGCGCTCAGTTTCAAGCACGCCATGTTTGGAGGTCTGATGGACCCGCTGGTGATGGTCGATCACTACACCATGACCGAGCCAACATTCGGCGCGCATCCCCATGCTGGAATGTCAGCGGTCACCGTCCTGTTCGAGGACAGCAAAGGCGCCTTCAACAACCGGGATTCGCTTGGCAACGACATCGATCTGATGCCAGGCGATCTTTACTGGCTTAAGGCTGGCAGCGGAGCCGTCCATGACGAAAAGCCGGTTTCTGGTGCTACCGCTCACGGCCTGCAAATGTTTGTAAATTTGCCTGCTCGCATGAAGCGCGACGCACCGCATGCACTGCATGTCAAAGCTAGCGATATGCCAATGATCGAAAGCGAGGGGGCAAAGGTCCGTCTTGTCTTGGGCGAAAGTAACAATGTTCGTGGCGCCAGTTCCCCAGCATTGCCGATGACCATCCTCGATGTGAAGATCGATGCGGGCAGTCACATTGAGCACGATGTTGCCCACGGCCACTCGCAATGGATCTACACAGTCCGTGGACGCTGTGAGGCTGTTTTCGGGACTGATCGTGTCACGATCACTGAGGGACATGCGTTGGCGATCGCGGCGTCGCGAAAGGCCGAGAAACTGAATGTCCGAGCGAATGTGGATAGCCATGTGGTCATCGTGACGGGTGAGCCAATTGTGGAAAGCTTCTTCCAGCGCGGCCCATTCGTGATGAGCACTCAGGCCGAGATTGCAGAAGTCGAAGCGGCCTATCGTTCTGGGCGTTTGGGGCGACTTGATGACTAATCGATAGGTTGGCTTAGAGCTTTCGCTCGACCGACACGACGTTACGTCCGATAGTGGGTCGTTAGCGGAATGTCGGCTTTCCCGGTCATGGCATCCTGAAGCGGACTGACTGCTTACGGCCCAGTTTCAGTCGTTTCGGGCTGCCAGGTTCAGCAGCACATGGGTCTCTCGCCTGATGCAAATTCAAAATTGGGAAGGATAGCCATACCGGAGCATTCTGGATTCGATTCGCGCAAATTTCGGCAACGTTGGCGCGGAAATCCGTCGCTGTCGCTGCAGATTCGAGCGCGTCAGCCGCAAAATCGTGTCGAAAGAAGAAAATTCTCAGAACCAGGGGCCACGGAGCTGCTTGTCCGTTGAGGTCTCGGACCGTCCATAGACGGTTCAATTCGTGCAAATCATTGAAGATTTACCCGAAATCCAACTCGAACTGACCCTTGCGTTGCGCCAAAAAGTTCTCATTATGTTCCGTAGAGGGGCTGCCAATGTCAAAGTGAGAATGCCCTATGTCCAATACCGAACGCATCATTCGCTTGAAGACCGTGCTCGACCGCACCGGCCTTTCCCGCTCCACAATCTATCGCAAGATCGCTGAAGGCACTTTTCCGTCTCAGGTGAAGATAAGTGTGCATGGCGCGGGTTGGCATGAGTCAGCTATCAATCGCTGGATTGCCGATCCCGCTCACTATCGTGAAGAGGAACCGGCGGAATGAGCGGCCATCAACTTGTCGAGCCGATCTGTGTCAGGGTCAATGACGCTGCGCGCATGATCGGTGTCGGACGCACAAAGCTCTACGAGCTGATTTCCAGTGGCGAACTCGAAACGGTCAAGATCGGCAAGGCAACGCGAATTATGACAGCCAGTTTGCATAAGCTGGTTGAGCGGTGTCGGGCGTCGAATTGACCAGGCTGCTAACTCGCAATTGGACAGCGTCAGACCGTGCCATTATGTTGCGTACTGGCGCGCTACGAACCGCCCATTTATTCAGCTTTTCGGCCAAAACGCTGAACCGAACCACCGTTAAATGAACGAAAATGTGGGGGAGAGTGTGGGGGAAGGTCTGTCCTTGGTCCAAGAACAGGATTGATATCAAAGCGTTATTTTTCCGGTTCGAATCAAGCCCTGCCACCATTGCCCTTCGATACTTGCTCGAGGCGATCAATACCTTAGTTTTGTCGAGTGAACTTTCGGCAAACACTCTTGGCCCTGCGCAGTTTTGCCGCTGCGCGTTGGCGGGCACGAAGGTTTCGCACCAGGTCTGATATCGAGAGATATCAGGCGCAAAGGCTTGCACAGCTTCAGTTGCACCTCTCGGCGAACGTTCCATTTTATCAAGGCGGCCGGGTCTATCCATTCACCGATCTGCCAGTGATCGAGAAAGCCGACCTGCTCGAAAACTTCGCAGAGATGAACATCGCCGGCATTACGCTCGGCCAGGTCCGCTCGGCAATCGCGGAAGGCGAAGAACGCATTGGCGGACACATCGTGGGACAAAGCACGGGGACGAGCGGCAATCGAGGCTATTACCTTATCAGCGAGGACGAACGGTTTGTCTGGCTCGGCACTATTCTCGCTAAGACGCTACCCGATGCCCTGTGGCGGCGTCACCGTGTCGCCTTGGCTTTGCCTGGCCTTTCTTCACTATACCGGTCTGCGACCACTGGTAGCCGCATTGCGCTCGGCTTCTTCGATCTCGCCGAAGGAGTTGAAAGCTGGGTGGAAAGACTGGTGGAATTTCAGCCTGATACGATAGTCGCCCCGCCTAAGGTTCTTCGTTGGCTGGCGGAGAAGGGCAAGCTCAGCGCCGCCAACATCTTCAGCGGTGCCGAAGTGCTTGACCCACTTGATCGGAAAGTGATCCAAGATGCGACCGGTCGGACCGTGCGCCAGATATACATGGCGACCGAGGGACTTTTCGGCGTTTCTTGCCCCCACGGCACGCTCCACCTTGCAGAAGACGCGGTGCATTTCGAATGGGAGAAGGTATCGCCCGAAAGCCCGCTTCGTATCCCGATCGTCACCGATTTCACCCGTCGTGCACAGGCGCTTGTACGGTATCGAATGAACGACCTGCTCGAGCTGGATGAAGAGCCATGTACCTGTGGGTCGCCCCACCAGGCGGTGAAACGGATCGAAGGACGCTCCGACGACATTTTCGAGCTTCGGACGGGTAGGGGGACACGATTGGTAACGCCTGATGTAGTGCGGAATGCAATCGTCGATAGCGATTCCGCAATATCGGATTTCCGCGCTTATCAGACAGGGCCCAACGCGATTGAAGTCCGCCTTGAAGGGCAGCTTCCCGAGGCGTTGGACAAGGCCGTGCTAGGAAGTCTCGTGAATGCCCTTCAACGCCTCGGCGCGGCGCCTGACATCGCGATCGAGCGCGGCATTGAGCCCGTCTTCGACCGCAAGCTGCGCCGGGTCGAACGGCGCTGGAAGGGCGATTAGAGTTCCATCTCGATACGCTCGGTCCGATCCGGGCAATCCCTGCCATGGGCATGGGCCCAGATGGCCCGGGCAAGCACGTCGAG
The Erythrobacter sp. THAF29 DNA segment above includes these coding regions:
- a CDS encoding F390 synthetase-related protein — its product is MNFRQTLLALRSFAAARWRARRFRTRSDIERYQAQRLAQLQLHLSANVPFYQGGRVYPFTDLPVIEKADLLENFAEMNIAGITLGQVRSAIAEGEERIGGHIVGQSTGTSGNRGYYLISEDERFVWLGTILAKTLPDALWRRHRVALALPGLSSLYRSATTGSRIALGFFDLAEGVESWVERLVEFQPDTIVAPPKVLRWLAEKGKLSAANIFSGAEVLDPLDRKVIQDATGRTVRQIYMATEGLFGVSCPHGTLHLAEDAVHFEWEKVSPESPLRIPIVTDFTRRAQALVRYRMNDLLELDEEPCTCGSPHQAVKRIEGRSDDIFELRTGRGTRLVTPDVVRNAIVDSDSAISDFRAYQTGPNAIEVRLEGQLPEALDKAVLGSLVNALQRLGAAPDIAIERGIEPVFDRKLRRVERRWKGD